One region of Erythrolamprus reginae isolate rEryReg1 chromosome 12, rEryReg1.hap1, whole genome shotgun sequence genomic DNA includes:
- the TM2D2 gene encoding TM2 domain-containing protein 2 has protein sequence MAGGGPICYALLCGQAALLLGNLLLLQGVSRTHQHNATESPAGAGAREAEGQPRPPHATPASQWEYQGPYAPLVLCDRLPEEFIECDAPVDHYGNTSARDELGYGCLKIGGQAYSDVSHTRVLCRALDGIECAGQRTFLRGNKPCIKYTGHYFITTLLYSFFLGCFGVDRFCLGHTGTAVGKLLTLGGLGIWWFVDLILLITGGLMPSDGSNWCTIY, from the exons ATGGCGGGCGGTGGACCGATTTGTTATGCGCTCCTGTGTGGTCAGGCGGCGCTGTTGCTGGGCAACCTGCTCCTGCTGCAGGGGGTCTCCCGGACCCACCAGCACAACGCGACCGAGAGCCCCGCCGGCGCCGGCGCTCGAGAGGCCGAAGGGCAGCCGCGGCCCCCTCACGCAACTCCGGCTAGCCAATGGGAATACCAAGGCCCCTACGCGCCGCTGGTCCTCTGCGACCGCCT CCCTGAAGAATTTATAGAATGTGATGCTCCTGTGGACCATTATGGAAATACAAGCGCACGGGATGAATTAGGTTACGGCTGTCTCAAG ATCGGTGGCCAAGCGTACAGTGACGTCAGCCACACTCGAGTCCTCTGCAGGGCATTGGATGGCATTGAGTGCGCAGGGCAGCGAACCTTTCTCCGCGGGAACAAGCCATGCATAAA ATACACCGGACACTACTTCATTACCACCCTCCTCTACTCCTTCTTCCTGGGCTGCTTTGGAGTCGACCGCTTCTGCCTGGGCCACACCGGTACAGCTGTGGGGAAACTCCTGACCCTTGGAGGGCTCGGCATTTGGTGGTTTGTGGACCTGATTCTTTTAATTACCGGGGGACTCATGCCCAGCGATGggagcaactggtgcaccatttaCTGA